Part of the Methanococcus voltae genome is shown below.
AGGTCAATGGTTCATCACATATTCAGACGATGAGTGGAAAAGACTCGCTCACGAATGTATTGACGGTATGAACTTTAAACCTGAAAGCTTTAGGCAAGAATTCCATAATAAAGTTGATTGGATGAAAGATAAAGCTTGTGCAAGGAGAAAAGGTTTAGGTACAAGATTACCATTTGATAACGAGTGGATGATTGAAAGTTTATCGGACAGTACAATTTATATGGCTTACTATACAATTGCAAGGTTTATAAACGTTCAAAATATCTCAATCGACCAGTTAAAGCCCGAATTATTTGATTACGTCTTTTTAGGAAAAGGAGAACTTGAAGACGTTTCAGGACTTACAAACATATCAAAGGAGACAATACTAGATATGAGAAGAGAATTCCTCTATTTCTACCCATTAGACTGGAGGTGTTCCGCAAAAGACCTCGTACCTAACCATTTGACCTTTATGATATTCAACCACGTTGCAATATTCGGGGAACAAAATAAAGGTTTATGGCCAAGAGGAATTGAAGTAAACGGTTATGTTACAATCGAAGGTAAAAAATTGTCTAAATCGAAAGGACCCGTTTTACCAGTTATGGAAGTTGCTGAAAAATACGGTGCTGACGTTGGTAGGTTTTATATTACAACCTGTGCAGAATTACCGCAAGATGCAGACATTAAATTTAAAGAAATGGAAAAAGCAAGGGATAATTTAACAAAATTCTATGAAATGGCTTTGGATTTAAAAGATGTAAGTTTAAAAGTTGAAGAAACTAAATTGTCAAGGATTGATAAATGGTTATTACATAAACTTTACAACGCCGTAATTATTGCAGATGAAGCTTATACAGAGTTTCAACTTAGGAAAATCAGTATTTTATTCTATGAATTAATGAATGATTTAAGATGGTACAAAAGAAGAGGCGGAGAAAATAAAAGCGTACTTAGGGAAGTAATCGCAGTATGGAATAAACTTTTAATGCCAATAACGCCTCATTTATGTGAAGAAATTTGGCAAGAATTAGGTTATGAAGGTTTTGTATCTCTTGAAAAATTCCCAATAATTAAGCAAGAATTCTTAAATAATGATTTAGAACGTGGAGAGGAATTTATTAAATCAACAATGGAAGATACAAGAAGTATATTATCAGTTGCAAAAATTCAGCCATCTAAAATATATGTATATACCGCGGATGACTGGAAATATAATTTAATGGAATTTATGCACGATAACCAGGATAAAAACGTTAAACAAATAATACCACTTGTAATGCAAAACGTTGAGTTTAAACAACAGGGTAAAGCTGTTGTAAAACTTATCAATGAATTTATGAAAATTGGTGTTAAAAATACAATTAATGAAGATGAAATACTTGAAAATGCAAAAGAATTTTTATCTTCCGAGTTTGACGCTGAAATTATCGTAAATGGCGAAGACATAATGAATAAAAAGAAATTTGCAATTCCTTATAAAATAGCAATATATATGGAATAATTAAATTAATTTCTTCTTTATTTTTATTCTATTTTTTTAGCTTGTTTATTTTTTATTATTTTATAATATATTTTATAATTTATTTTATAAATCCATATATTCAATGATTTGAGTTTATATATTTATATATAATGATTTTCATAAGTTAATTACAGGACTTAAGGGGGTAGTATGAACAAAATCGATAAATCACATTATGCAAGAGTAGTTGGACTTCTTTCCGTACTTTTAATAGCTTGGTTAGTTGCTAAATACCTTGAAACAGAAATATCTGCATTATTATTTGCCATATTGTTATTAATTATATTTACCGTTGATATCATCTTTAGATTGGCTTGCTGTGTTAAACATACAAAAAACGAAAGTAATCATTAGATATTTGTTAAATTCCTAACTATTTTCTTTTTTTAGTCCATTAAATGGATATATATTTATATCCTGTATTATAAAACTAAATTTATTGTTTTAAAATGGTGTGTTATGAAAAGTGTAAAAAAATCTAAGTTATCATCAAAATACTCTACATTACTGTTATTAATAGTTTTAGTTTTAGTATTGTTAGTTTCTACAATGTTTTTTGCAGATTATCACGGTAAATATTTAAAATATGACCCTTTAAAAGATGTATCAAATGACAGATGTTATTATAACGCTTCAACGCCCATAGTTTTGATACACGATGTAAGCCCCAAATATATCGATGAAATGAAAGAAATCACTGAAATACTTGATAATAATCATTATTCAACAAGAACATACTTATTTGTAATAGTAAATCACGCAAATGAAAATAAGTTAACTGACTACCCTGAATTTGTGGAATACCTTCACGAATTGGATAAAAAAGGTTATCATATTCAATATCACGGTTATGACCATATCGCAGGAGAATATAACTGTAATGAAAGTGTCGCAAAGCAAAAATTGAATGAATCCATTAAGATACTAAACAATTGCCAATTTGATACGAATACCATAAATTATGTAATTACTCCAAGGTATAAATTATCCAAAGATTCGGCAAATGTCTTTTTAAATAGGAATTTCACAATAATTATGGATTATTACATTTTAAAAAATAGAACTGACGGCATTGAAAAGATTATAATTACAAATAAAGAGTATACGTGGTATATGCCTGAAAATTGTACAGAAATTGCCAAAAATGTTTCTATAGTAGATTATAAAAACAGTTTAAAAGAAAATAATCAGTTTACGTTGTCAATTCATCCGAAAGCTGTAAATTATGGTAATGGCATAGAATTTTTAGATTATTTCCTACGAAAAACGAATTATGATACATTAAAGGATATTTTATCGGGAGAATATAATTCTAAGGAAATTAATGAAAATAAAAAATAATAAAATAAAAAATAAAATAATAATAATAATAATAATAAAATAATAATTTTTATTTAAATTCTTTTAAACAACAATCTATATCTAATACTGAACCGTCTTTTTGGTCTATTTCACAATTTAATTTATTTGCACAATTGCAACATCTGTAAACAAGTTTTAAATACTTTTTTTCAACTAATGGGGGTATTTTATCAAAAAATTTATCATCATCTTTATAAATTTGATTATAAACTTCATAAAGTCCTTTTTTGCCTTTCTTACTGTTGCAGGATTTACACGCCCAAATTATATTGTGAATTCCTTGTATATTATCACAATCTTTACATCTTTCATTTATTTTAATTGATTTGGGGATAATATGGTCTTTAGTAAGATTTTCAGTGCAACCACAATATATACACTTTTTTTCAGCTTCAACAAATTGCAGGTCTTCTCGCATAATACTTGACCATGAAATTTTACCACTTTTTAAGTCCCTAAATTTGGTTTTTATAAATCCATAACCCATTTTTTTACCATTTCTGGAGGCACTTTTTGCCATTATCTTAGCATATTGGTAATATATCATATCTTCGATAGTTTTTACTTCTTTGTCAGGCATATAATCACTTATATTTATTTTTTTATCAGGTTATTACTTAATTTATTTATTTATT
Proteins encoded:
- a CDS encoding DUF2334 domain-containing protein, coding for MKSVKKSKLSSKYSTLLLLIVLVLVLLVSTMFFADYHGKYLKYDPLKDVSNDRCYYNASTPIVLIHDVSPKYIDEMKEITEILDNNHYSTRTYLFVIVNHANENKLTDYPEFVEYLHELDKKGYHIQYHGYDHIAGEYNCNESVAKQKLNESIKILNNCQFDTNTINYVITPRYKLSKDSANVFLNRNFTIIMDYYILKNRTDGIEKIIITNKEYTWYMPENCTEIAKNVSIVDYKNSLKENNQFTLSIHPKAVNYGNGIEFLDYFLRKTNYDTLKDILSGEYNSKEINENKK
- a CDS encoding HNH endonuclease codes for the protein MPDKEVKTIEDMIYYQYAKIMAKSASRNGKKMGYGFIKTKFRDLKSGKISWSSIMREDLQFVEAEKKCIYCGCTENLTKDHIIPKSIKINERCKDCDNIQGIHNIIWACKSCNSKKGKKGLYEVYNQIYKDDDKFFDKIPPLVEKKYLKLVYRCCNCANKLNCEIDQKDGSVLDIDCCLKEFK